In the Elioraea tepida genome, one interval contains:
- a CDS encoding TRAP transporter substrate-binding protein has protein sequence MQGRTPRRMLLGAIGALPLFSIARPLAAQGVTLSFSSWLPPRHPIVENAFRPWMEQVRQVTDGRVTVRLLAQPLGGPPAHFDLVRDGVADLGYSLHSFIPGDRFLLQRAFEFSFLGDDAETLSVAYWNAFERTLRKADEHRGVHVLGLFTHGPGNIHTKPRPVMQPGDLTGLRFRVPGGHASDLIQALGGVPVQAPAGQIFEMLSRGVVDGVTITYEAITSFRLTEHVRFTTTLPGGIYNTSWFFVINEAKWNAIAPRDREAISTVSGEAFARLIGKAWNAADRAAIEQMRAAGITIVEGSEALVRAVRRASAALESRWVEAARGRGVDGAALLAEIRAATGVRPPA, from the coding sequence ATGCAAGGCCGCACCCCTCGCCGCATGCTCCTCGGCGCGATCGGCGCCCTGCCGCTGTTCTCGATCGCCCGCCCTCTCGCAGCACAGGGCGTCACCCTCTCCTTCTCCTCTTGGCTTCCGCCGCGCCACCCGATCGTCGAGAATGCCTTCCGCCCCTGGATGGAGCAGGTCCGCCAGGTCACGGACGGGCGCGTCACGGTGCGGCTTCTTGCCCAGCCGCTCGGTGGCCCGCCCGCGCATTTCGACCTTGTGCGCGATGGCGTCGCGGATCTCGGCTACAGCCTCCATAGCTTCATCCCAGGCGATCGCTTCCTGTTGCAGCGCGCCTTCGAGTTCAGCTTCCTGGGCGACGATGCCGAGACGCTTTCGGTGGCGTACTGGAACGCCTTCGAAAGGACACTGCGTAAGGCCGACGAGCATCGCGGCGTGCACGTTCTCGGCCTCTTCACCCATGGGCCCGGCAACATCCACACGAAACCACGGCCGGTCATGCAGCCCGGTGATCTCACCGGTCTCAGGTTCCGTGTTCCGGGCGGGCACGCGTCCGACCTCATTCAGGCGCTCGGCGGGGTCCCGGTCCAGGCTCCGGCCGGCCAGATCTTCGAGATGCTGAGCCGCGGCGTGGTCGATGGCGTGACCATCACCTACGAGGCGATCACCTCGTTCCGTCTCACCGAACACGTGCGCTTCACCACCACTCTGCCGGGCGGGATCTACAACACATCCTGGTTCTTCGTGATCAACGAGGCGAAGTGGAATGCCATCGCGCCGCGCGATCGCGAGGCGATCAGTACCGTCTCCGGCGAAGCCTTCGCTCGGCTGATCGGCAAGGCGTGGAACGCCGCGGACCGGGCAGCGATCGAGCAGATGCGGGCCGCCGGGATCACCATCGTCGAAGGAAGCGAGGCGCTTGTGCGCGCGGTCAGACGGGCCTCCGCCGCGCTCGAATCACGCTGGGTCGAAGCTGCGCGCGGGCGCGGAGTCGACGGCGCGGCGCTGCTTGCCGAGATCCGCGCCGCGACCGGTGTGCGCCCGCCAGCGTGA
- a CDS encoding fumarylacetoacetate hydrolase family protein, whose amino-acid sequence MKLATLSEGGRDGRLILVTRDLERAVRSRTAPTLQAALDDWARVAPRLEEEAAGLEAGVVEGAFPFDPRACRAPLPRAYQWADGSAYLNHVELVRRARGAELPPALRDDPLMYQGGSDGFLGPTDDIPLGDEAWGLDFEAEIAAILDDVPQGPTEEEARASIRLFVLVNDISLRNLIPAELAKGFGFFQSKPASALSPVAVTPDELGPAWDGDRVHGAVLCTLNGTLFGRPDAGVDMAFGFPRLIAHAARTRSLGAGTILGGGTVSNRQGGLHGATVANGGRGFACIAELRMYEQIETGAARTPFLRAGDRIRIEMVDKSGRSVFGAIDQRVVPFRRWVG is encoded by the coding sequence TTGAAGCTCGCCACCCTGTCCGAAGGCGGGCGCGACGGCCGGCTAATCCTGGTGACGCGCGATCTCGAGCGCGCCGTGCGTTCCCGCACGGCGCCGACGCTCCAGGCCGCGCTCGATGACTGGGCACGCGTGGCACCGAGGCTCGAGGAGGAGGCCGCGGGACTCGAGGCAGGCGTTGTGGAAGGCGCGTTCCCTTTCGATCCGCGCGCCTGCAGGGCCCCGCTGCCGCGCGCCTATCAATGGGCGGACGGCTCCGCCTACCTCAACCATGTCGAGCTTGTCCGCCGCGCCCGCGGCGCCGAACTGCCGCCCGCTCTTCGCGACGACCCCCTGATGTATCAAGGCGGATCGGACGGCTTCCTGGGCCCGACCGACGACATCCCGCTCGGCGACGAGGCCTGGGGCCTCGACTTCGAGGCCGAGATCGCGGCGATCCTCGATGACGTTCCACAAGGCCCCACGGAAGAGGAGGCGCGCGCCTCGATCAGGCTGTTCGTCCTCGTGAACGACATCTCCCTGCGCAACCTGATCCCGGCTGAGCTCGCCAAGGGATTCGGCTTCTTCCAGTCGAAGCCCGCCTCGGCGTTGTCGCCGGTGGCGGTGACGCCGGACGAGCTCGGCCCGGCCTGGGATGGCGACCGCGTGCATGGCGCGGTTTTGTGCACGTTGAATGGGACCCTTTTCGGCCGACCTGACGCCGGCGTCGACATGGCCTTCGGATTCCCCCGCCTGATCGCGCACGCGGCGCGCACGCGAAGCCTCGGTGCCGGAACGATCCTCGGCGGCGGCACGGTCTCGAACCGCCAAGGCGGGCTCCATGGCGCAACCGTCGCGAACGGCGGGCGCGGCTTCGCCTGCATCGCCGAGCTGCGCATGTACGAACAGATCGAGACGGGAGCGGCACGAACGCCGTTCCTGCGCGCGGGCGACAGGATTCGAATCGAGATGGTCGATAAGAGTGGCCGAAGCGTCTTCGGTGCGATCGACCAGCGCGTGGTTCCGTTCCGGCGGTGGGTTGGATGA
- a CDS encoding TRAP transporter small permease, whose amino-acid sequence MTARSSAERVVGPGRLAAGLLVALALAAMAVVTALDVIGRYLLNAPLPGSYELVGLLLAITVFAALPLATLGREHVVVDVLDHLLPPRLVALQRAVTEAAAGAVLAVLAWQLWLRGERLALEHATTNLLAIPLAPVAFLMAAFTALAAAAMVILAGVSLRERSSVRTG is encoded by the coding sequence GTGACGGCTCGTTCCTCCGCCGAGCGCGTGGTGGGACCTGGCCGCTTGGCAGCGGGGCTTCTCGTCGCTCTCGCGCTCGCCGCCATGGCCGTGGTGACGGCGCTCGACGTGATCGGGCGGTATCTGCTCAACGCGCCGCTGCCAGGCTCCTACGAGCTGGTCGGGCTTCTGCTCGCCATCACGGTCTTCGCCGCCCTGCCGCTCGCCACACTCGGGCGGGAGCATGTCGTGGTGGATGTGCTGGATCATCTGCTGCCGCCGCGGCTCGTTGCGCTGCAGCGCGCCGTCACCGAGGCAGCGGCGGGGGCCGTGCTTGCCGTGCTCGCCTGGCAGCTCTGGCTTCGGGGCGAACGCCTCGCTCTTGAGCATGCCACGACCAACCTTCTCGCCATCCCGCTCGCGCCGGTAGCGTTCCTGATGGCCGCCTTCACGGCTCTCGCTGCGGCCGCGATGGTGATCCTGGCAGGGGTTTCGTTACGGGAACGCTCCAGCGTACGGACCGGCTGA
- a CDS encoding MarR family winged helix-turn-helix transcriptional regulator — MQRLSRREPEDAGQAGDETAPFLLERFLPYELSVTANKVSRLFAHFYAERFGLSIPEWRCLAVIGRYAPVAATAIAERTAMDKVKVSRAVASLLAKDLVRRGPHPADRRLGLLAFTAKGRRVYEQIVPFARRLEADLMAVLGPADRAALSAMLGRIAARAEALDTARLDRAVPD, encoded by the coding sequence ATGCAACGGTTGTCAAGACGCGAGCCGGAGGACGCCGGGCAGGCGGGCGACGAGACCGCCCCATTCCTGCTCGAGCGTTTCCTTCCCTATGAGCTCTCCGTGACGGCGAACAAGGTCAGCCGCCTGTTCGCCCACTTCTATGCGGAGAGGTTCGGCCTTTCGATCCCGGAATGGCGCTGCCTCGCGGTGATCGGCCGCTATGCCCCGGTCGCGGCGACTGCGATCGCGGAGCGGACGGCGATGGACAAGGTCAAGGTCAGCCGCGCCGTCGCGTCGCTGCTCGCGAAGGACTTGGTGCGTCGCGGCCCGCACCCGGCCGATCGCCGCCTCGGGCTGCTCGCCTTCACCGCCAAAGGGCGGCGTGTCTACGAGCAGATCGTGCCCTTTGCCCGGCGCCTGGAGGCCGACCTGATGGCGGTGCTCGGGCCGGCTGACCGCGCCGCGCTCAGCGCGATGCTCGGGCGGATCGCGGCGCGCGCGGAGGCCCTGGACACGGCGAGGCTTGACCGGGCGGTGCCGGACTGA
- a CDS encoding ABC transporter permease gives MLARTAPSSAFYHCDSAHPQRLQRALADLAKGFARWRLALSLARLDIRNRYRGSVLGPFWLTLSTAIMVCGIGLLYSQLFQMPLSAYLPFLTVSLLIWNMIAQTVSDACTSLVSAEAIIRQMPLPYTVHVLRFLLRNALIAAHNLPLILIVFLLFGVLPGWTALMALVGLGLIAVNAFAIGMFLGMICARFRDVQQIVASVMQLAFFLSPVLWKPELLNELQVLLPLNPFYVLMQTVRGPLLENGAPPLIWACAVLYTILTSAIAFGFFARFRARIAFWV, from the coding sequence ATGCTGGCTCGGACCGCACCGTCATCGGCGTTCTACCATTGCGATTCCGCGCATCCCCAGAGGCTGCAACGCGCGCTGGCCGACCTTGCAAAGGGCTTTGCGCGCTGGCGGCTTGCGCTGTCGCTCGCAAGGCTCGACATCCGCAACCGCTATCGCGGCTCGGTGCTCGGCCCGTTTTGGCTGACGCTGTCCACCGCGATCATGGTGTGCGGCATCGGGCTGCTCTACTCCCAGCTTTTCCAGATGCCACTCTCGGCCTATCTGCCTTTCCTGACGGTCAGCCTGCTCATCTGGAACATGATCGCGCAGACCGTGTCGGACGCCTGCACCAGCCTGGTTTCGGCCGAGGCCATCATTCGGCAAATGCCACTGCCGTATACAGTGCATGTGCTGCGTTTCCTTCTGCGCAACGCGCTCATCGCCGCGCACAACCTGCCGCTCATTCTGATCGTCTTCCTGCTGTTCGGCGTGCTGCCGGGTTGGACCGCGCTGATGGCTCTGGTGGGGCTCGGGCTGATCGCGGTCAACGCGTTTGCCATCGGTATGTTCCTCGGCATGATCTGCGCACGCTTCCGCGACGTGCAGCAGATCGTGGCGAGCGTGATGCAGCTCGCCTTCTTCCTCTCGCCGGTGCTGTGGAAGCCGGAGCTGCTGAACGAGTTGCAGGTGCTGCTTCCGCTCAACCCCTTCTACGTGCTGATGCAGACTGTGCGGGGGCCGTTGCTGGAGAACGGCGCGCCGCCGCTGATCTGGGCGTGTGCGGTGCTCTACACCATCCTCACTTCGGCGATCGCCTTCGGCTTTTTCGCCCGGTTCCGGGCCCGAATCGCTTTCTGGGTGTGA
- a CDS encoding TRAP transporter large permease, with the protein MIGEMWTAFGVLFALIFLRMPIGCAMLAVGLVGFAELVSWRAAFAMLGTTVFEAARSYTLSVLPLFIVMGNLLTRAGVSRELFGAAYAVLGHRRGGLAMATILAAGGFSAVSGSSLATAATMAKVAMPEMRRYGYAPGFAAGAVAAGGTLGILIPPSVIMVIYGLLTQSDIGKLFIAGILPGLLGIAMYVGAAAVATAISRSLGPPGERHPLKERLRALRGVAPTLGLFAVILGGIYLGVFTPTEAAGIGAMVALGMALARRALRARELLEALVESGRTTAMLFTVIIGALVFGNLVNVAGFPDLLREIVERSGLGPWSVVTVIAAIYLVLGCALESLSMILLTVPVFYPLVQVLEFGLDPDSVLIWFGIVVVVATEISLLTPPVGMNVFVLRGLLPDVSLRTIYRGVTPFWLADILRLGVILYIPSLSLALPRLM; encoded by the coding sequence GTGATCGGCGAGATGTGGACCGCCTTCGGGGTTCTGTTCGCCCTGATCTTCCTGCGCATGCCGATCGGCTGCGCCATGCTCGCGGTCGGCCTCGTCGGCTTCGCCGAGCTTGTGAGCTGGCGGGCGGCGTTTGCAATGCTGGGCACAACTGTGTTCGAGGCAGCGCGCTCCTACACCCTCTCCGTGCTGCCGCTGTTCATCGTGATGGGCAATCTGCTGACGCGCGCCGGCGTCTCCCGCGAACTCTTTGGCGCTGCCTATGCCGTGCTTGGCCATCGCCGCGGCGGGCTTGCGATGGCGACGATCCTCGCCGCAGGCGGATTTTCCGCGGTTTCCGGATCGTCTCTCGCCACGGCCGCCACCATGGCCAAGGTGGCGATGCCGGAGATGCGACGCTACGGCTACGCTCCCGGCTTCGCCGCCGGCGCGGTCGCCGCGGGTGGCACGCTCGGGATCCTGATCCCCCCGAGCGTGATCATGGTGATCTACGGCCTGCTGACCCAGTCGGACATCGGCAAGCTGTTCATTGCCGGCATTCTGCCGGGGCTTCTCGGCATTGCGATGTATGTCGGAGCGGCTGCGGTCGCGACCGCGATCAGTCGATCGCTCGGGCCGCCGGGGGAACGACATCCGCTGAAGGAGAGACTACGCGCATTGCGCGGTGTTGCCCCCACGCTCGGACTGTTCGCAGTGATCCTGGGCGGAATCTATCTCGGCGTGTTCACGCCCACCGAGGCGGCCGGCATCGGTGCCATGGTCGCGCTCGGGATGGCGCTCGCGCGTCGCGCGCTTCGGGCCCGGGAGCTCCTGGAGGCTCTGGTCGAGAGCGGGCGCACCACCGCGATGCTGTTCACCGTCATCATCGGCGCGCTCGTCTTCGGCAACCTCGTCAATGTCGCCGGCTTTCCCGATCTTTTGCGAGAGATCGTCGAACGGTCTGGACTCGGGCCGTGGTCGGTGGTGACGGTGATTGCCGCGATCTACCTTGTGCTCGGCTGCGCGCTCGAGAGCCTGAGCATGATCCTGCTCACTGTGCCCGTGTTCTATCCGCTCGTTCAGGTGCTCGAGTTCGGCCTCGATCCCGATTCGGTGCTGATCTGGTTCGGCATCGTCGTCGTCGTCGCGACCGAGATCAGCCTGCTCACGCCGCCGGTCGGCATGAACGTCTTCGTGTTGCGCGGCCTTCTGCCTGACGTCTCGCTCCGCACGATCTATCGCGGCGTAACCCCGTTCTGGCTTGCCGACATCCTGCGCTTGGGCGTGATCCTGTACATTCCCTCGCTCAGCCTCGCCCTGCCGCGGCTGATGTAG
- a CDS encoding ABC transporter ATP-binding protein: protein MPHIEAQGLSINFPLYHLGARSLKKRLMAAASIRLREDDSHRIVVVALRDLSFRINAGERVALVGSNGAGKTTLLRTLAGTYEPVAGRLEVEGTIGALLDPSAGMDPDATGRENIVLRGLFLGLSDAECKALVEEAGRFSGLNEFLDVPIRTYSAGMSIRLSFAVATLMSPQILLMDEWFLAGDADFMARASERLEKLVVGADILVLATHDMAIVRRWCTRVIRLASGRIEADGTVEEVLGPA, encoded by the coding sequence GTGCCGCATATCGAGGCCCAGGGCCTCAGCATCAACTTCCCGCTCTATCATCTCGGCGCCAGGTCGCTGAAAAAGCGGCTGATGGCTGCCGCCTCGATCCGCTTGCGCGAGGATGACAGCCACCGGATCGTCGTCGTCGCCCTGCGCGATCTTTCCTTTCGGATCAATGCCGGCGAGCGGGTCGCGCTTGTCGGCAGCAACGGGGCGGGCAAGACGACGCTGCTGCGCACGCTGGCCGGCACCTACGAACCGGTCGCCGGCAGGCTCGAGGTCGAAGGCACGATCGGCGCGTTGCTTGATCCTTCAGCAGGAATGGATCCGGACGCGACGGGCCGCGAAAACATCGTGCTTCGCGGGCTGTTCCTTGGCCTGTCGGATGCCGAGTGCAAGGCGCTGGTGGAGGAGGCTGGCCGGTTCAGCGGGCTCAACGAGTTCCTCGACGTGCCAATCCGCACCTATTCCGCCGGCATGAGCATCCGCCTCTCCTTCGCGGTGGCCACGCTCATGTCGCCTCAGATCCTGCTGATGGACGAGTGGTTCCTGGCAGGGGACGCGGACTTCATGGCGCGTGCCTCGGAGCGACTGGAGAAGCTTGTGGTCGGAGCGGACATCCTGGTGCTCGCGACGCATGACATGGCCATCGTCCGCCGATGGTGTACGCGGGTAATCAGACTCGCCAGCGGGCGGATCGAGGCGGACGGGACGGTCGAGGAGGTCCTGGGTCCGGCGTAA
- a CDS encoding homogentisate 1,2-dioxygenase: protein MKHYIRFPRMEGQTSRQAHADLPAGTFERELGKEGFFGPATHMYHRHPPTGWSSWEGPLRPRAFDLARLNAQHASPFEAAEILFNQHVRLRFWRAPQAMDHLARNADGDELIFVHQGSGDLFCDYGHLTYRAGDYIVLPRSTMWRIESREPTVCLLIEATNSTYMLPDKGMLGAHAIFDPAVLETPQIDEAFRAQQGEAETRVVIKRRNALSVCTYPFNPLDAVGWHGDLAPVKLNIEQIRPLASHRYHLPPSAHTTFVANRFVICTFTPRPFETDPGALKVPFFHNNDDYDEVLFYHAGDFFSRDNIHAGMMTLHPCGFTHGPHPKALERAFVQPKPATDEYAVMLDARDALEIGAAAHGVEVAGYADSWKVKRAAE, encoded by the coding sequence ATGAAGCACTACATCCGGTTTCCCCGCATGGAGGGGCAGACGAGCCGCCAGGCGCATGCCGATCTCCCGGCGGGCACGTTCGAGCGCGAGCTCGGCAAGGAGGGGTTCTTCGGCCCGGCGACGCACATGTACCACCGCCATCCGCCGACCGGCTGGTCGTCCTGGGAGGGGCCGCTGCGCCCCCGTGCGTTCGACCTCGCCCGGCTGAACGCTCAGCATGCCTCGCCGTTCGAGGCCGCCGAGATCCTGTTCAACCAGCATGTCCGGCTGCGCTTCTGGCGTGCCCCGCAGGCGATGGACCATCTCGCCCGGAACGCCGATGGCGATGAGCTGATCTTCGTCCATCAGGGGTCCGGCGATCTCTTCTGCGACTACGGACACCTGACCTACAGAGCCGGCGACTACATCGTTCTCCCGCGCTCGACGATGTGGCGCATCGAGAGCCGCGAGCCGACCGTCTGCCTGCTGATCGAGGCGACGAACTCGACCTATATGCTTCCTGACAAGGGCATGCTCGGGGCGCATGCGATCTTCGACCCCGCGGTGCTCGAGACGCCGCAGATCGACGAGGCCTTCCGCGCGCAGCAGGGCGAGGCGGAGACACGCGTCGTCATCAAGCGTCGCAACGCGCTATCGGTCTGCACCTATCCGTTCAACCCGCTCGATGCGGTGGGCTGGCATGGCGATCTCGCGCCGGTGAAGCTGAACATCGAGCAGATCCGCCCCCTTGCATCGCACCGCTACCATCTGCCGCCGTCGGCGCACACGACCTTCGTGGCGAACCGGTTCGTGATCTGCACCTTCACGCCGAGACCCTTCGAGACCGACCCGGGCGCGCTGAAGGTGCCGTTCTTCCACAACAACGACGACTATGACGAGGTCCTGTTCTACCACGCAGGCGACTTCTTTTCGCGCGACAACATCCATGCCGGGATGATGACGCTGCACCCCTGCGGGTTCACCCATGGGCCGCACCCGAAAGCGCTCGAGCGTGCCTTCGTCCAGCCCAAGCCCGCCACCGACGAGTATGCGGTGATGCTCGATGCCCGCGACGCGCTCGAGATCGGCGCAGCGGCGCACGGCGTGGAGGTCGCGGGCTACGCCGACAGCTGGAAGGTCAAGCGCGCCGCGGAGTGA